The sequence GAGGCCggatgcgatgctgaggctaatggggaagcaaacggacatgctcaggtgtctggtggagctgcaggaaagccaacaagagcacagaccactACTGtatccactgtataactgcctgccctcctccccaagttccatatcctcctcacccagatgcctaAGAACACGggagggaggctccgggcacccagccactccactccagaggatggcccaagcaacagaaggctttcattcaaacagttttgatttgtagtgtggctacaatatttgtccttgtccttccctcctccgccACCCCACGCCACCCCACTCTGGCTACCTTGTCAGGTATctcactttttttaaattaatatagaAAGAaggcatggtttcaaaacaatagtgactttatttcctttgccagctgtgatcgaaggagggagggtggttgacttacagggaattaaaatcaacaaaggggctgggtttgcatcaaggagaaacacaaacaactctcacatggtagcctggccagtcatgaaactggttttcaaagcctctctgatgcgcagcatgcctagctgtgctcttctaatcgtcctggtgtctggctgctcaaaatcggccaCTAGGCGATctacctcaacctcccaccccaccgtaaacatctcccccttactctcacagatattatggagcacacagcaagcagcaataacaatgggaatattggtttcactgaggtctaacctagtcagcaaacagcgccagtgagcttttaaacgtccaaaggcacattctaccactattctgcacttgctcagcctatagttgaactgctccttactattgTCCacgctgcctgtgtatggcttcatgagccattggAGCAAGGGGTTGGCAgcgtctccaaggataactatgggcatttcaacattccccacagtaattttctggtctggaaagtaagtcctttcttgcagctgttcaaacagcccGGCATCCctaaagatgtgagcgtcatgcacctttcccggccatcccatgttgatgttggtgaaacatcccttgtgatccaccagtgcttgcagcaccattgagaagtatctcttgcggtttatgtactggctggcAAGGTGGTCCactgccaagatagggatatccgttccgtctattgccccaccacagttagggaactccattgcagcaaagccatcgaCAAAgccacatttcccagagtcactacccttgatagcagaatgTCAGTGATTgtattggctacttgaatcacagcagtccccacagtagatttgcccactccaaactgatccCCAACTGACCGGTACCAgtcaggtgttgcaagcttccacaggtctattgccactcacttctcaactgtcagagcagctctcatcttggtattcctgcaattcagggcaggggaaagcaactcacagagttccaggaaagtggctttatgcatgcgaaagtttcgtagccactgggaatcatgccatacctgcaacactatgcggtcccaccagtctgtgcttgtttgccgagcccagaatcggtgttccactgtatcaaccagccccgctgccaccatgatgtcccaacTGCCACATCcagtgctttcaggaacgtctgtatccatgtcctcctcacaatcgtcctcgtgctgccATCTCTTAGCCAAGTTCTGCACATATTGCAGTATAATgcacaaggtgtttacaatgctcacaacagcagcggtgagctgagcgggctccatacttgccatgctatggcgtctgcatgggtaacccaggaaaaaaggcacgaaatgattgtctgcagttgctttcacggagggagggagggaagactgACAACATGTTCCCAAAatcacctgcgacaatgtttttgccccatcaggcactgggagtttaacccagaattccagtgggcagcagagactgcaggaactgtgggatagctgcccacagtgcactgctccgtgagtcgatgctagccatggtactgAGGACGCgttccaccgacttaatgcgcttagtggggacatacacaatcgaccgtataaaatcgatttctaaagatcaacttctataaaatcgacctgatttcatagtgtagatataccctaagtctGTAACTTTAGGCATAGGCGCTGCCTCCGTgggtgccctggggctggagcacccacggggaaaaattggtggatgCTCTGCATGCACCAGGAGCTCCTCACCCTGCTCCCCCGCCGCAACTCACCTccgcctccactccacctccacctcctcccctgagagtGCCGCCGGGTCctatttctcccctctccctcccagcgcttgcactgCGAAACAATTGtttcgcgcggcaagcctgggacggaggagggggaatgcagcacgcttgggggaggaggcagggccggggtggcaatttggggaggggtccaataggggcagggaggggcggagttagggtggggactttggggcagaggtggagtcagggcaggggaagggccagGGGCGCGAGCATCCACCGGTGCAGaaaaaagttggcacctgtgacTTTAGTTCCAGCCAGtaagccagctgccctctcttctcGTGCCACatcagcccctggtgggtgaaaggtgtaACTGCAGTATGCCCCTCCTGTGGCTTCCCTTCGACTCCCCATCAGAATAAATTATTCTgcgggagcgggggagggaattTGTGGAGGACATTAATTCTGCACTTGCGCACTGACACAGCAGGAGTAAACAGTGTGGTAGGAGTCTAGAGGCACATACATGGATCCATGAACCCTGCTTCACAGCTTTGGCTGGCAGCTGGGTCAGGTGACCAAGTTCCATGATAACCTGGAGACAGCACTTCCTTTAAGAGGGAGCCCGTTCAAATAAAGTAGAGAAAaccagggtcagggtcagggtcaggacCTAGCAGAGGCACTCCTCACCAATTAAGCAGAAAGTTTGGAGGGAGACACTACAGGGAGCAGGAATAGAAGCCTCAGTTGGGAGAAGCTTTAGCAAAGTCCAGACATCAGTACTGTGGTTTGGGAAGAAACTGTAAAGTCTGTGGGAAAGATTTCTATCTGAGTTGACACTGAACTGTTGTTAATAAACTAGACCCAAAGACGGTGGTGTCCTGGATCCATGCAAGTCTTTGTGCATTCTTCAGGAAACTgggttggggaaactgaggtagcagACACATGACCAGATGGAAAAGCCAACCTCATTACagtgtatttaattttttatacAACAAACTGTTCatgctttaaaaatgtctttgTGATGATTTGCTTCCCTGTTTGGACCATGGCTAAAAATTACAGTGAATGCCATAAAGTGCATTTTTATAGTGAAGTCATTGTTTATACTGAACATATTTACTTAAAGCAGAGATTTAGTAAAGCCAGATTGTATTCTGAATGCTGCAGTGATCTGAAACCATTTGGGTCTGTCACTTTATTTCACCATAAAAGCACTATTATCTCTGTTCACTATCAGTCTGTTCAACTGTAGGTATGAGTTCGCTCTCATTTGCCCCGCAGTAAAGCTGAACAATGCCATTTAACTCAACAAGTCACACAGGTGTATACGTGGTATGAGAACATGATCAGGCCCATAATATCTTAAATGACAACCTTGGGACTCAAACTACTGTCTGCTGTCTCCCACAACTGGACATCAGACTCCTGCTGCTGAAACTagtttctgaggcctggtctacactaggcgtttatgtcgaagttagcgccgttaaatcgaattaaccctgcacccgtccacactgcgatgctatttagttcgacatagaggtctctttaattcgacttctgtactcctccccgacgaggggagtagcgctaaattcgacatggccatgtcgaattaggctaggtgtggatggaaatcgacgctaatagctccgggagctatcccacagtgcaccactctgttgacgctctggacagcagtgcgagctcggatgctctgaccagccacacaggaaaagccccgggaaaatttgaatttgaattccttttcctgtctggccagtttgaatctcatttcctgtctggacatcgtggcgagcacagcagcactggcaacgatgcagagctctccagcagtgatggccgtgcagtctgggaatagaaagagagccccagcatggactgatcgtgaagtcttggatctcatcgctgtgtggggcgatgagtccgtgctttccgagctgcgatccaaaagaaggaatgcaaagatctacgagaagatctctaaagacatggcagagagaggatacagccgggatgcaacgcagtgccgcgtgaaaatcaaggagctgagacaaggctaccagaagaccaaagaggcaaacggacgctccggatcccatccccagacatcccgtttctacgaggcactgcattccatcctcggtgctgccgccaccactaccccaccagtgaccgtggactctgaggatgggatactgtccacggccggttcctcagacatgttaggggacggggaagatgaggaaggagatgaggagggcgaggcagttggcagctctcacaacgctgatttccccgacagccaggatctcttcatcacccttacagagatcccctacgaagcgtccccagccattaccccggacacagaatctggtgaaggatcagccagtaagtgttgtaaacatctaaacatttatttttaacaaaacaggaatattaacaattaaaagaatgggttgttcatgattagtgtgccctaggcgcttaacggtttagtaaggggcagtgcaagttttgaaaagaaatctagcaatgtccggttttcagtgattgtcctgcacaagccgctctactgtgtattccctgctactgcagctacagtaaaatgcggtctatatgtgcggggatagagcagtaatcctcctgggacatctcgatgaagctctcctggaggtaacttgaaagccgttgcatgaggttcttggggagagcggccttattgggtcctccgaagtacgacacgttgccgcgccacgagattatcaggtactcggggatcattgctctgcacagcagggcggcatacggccctggtctttggaggctttcccggagcattctctctttgtcgctctcggagatcctcatcagggtgatgtcggccatggtgacctgcttttaattaggtaggggaatgttagtgttgggactgctttcccgttcctttacagaactgtcaccgctggtttgcagccacgcggtggaggcgggagaggggcagccgaaagggatcattcccggggacagccgcgagggggtgggacaggggcagagttcccgcttgccggattgctggcagcagggactgacattgatttaaatgtgaaatgaggccagtggtaatataaaagttttaaactgccacaagtgtacggcttaccatgtctgcctgcaacagaaattccgttgtgctgcctcgcttctcaaatgtgctgttcaagaccccaggcacagaatgcgaaggccgagaattcgaccttgtgctgagtgcgcatgtgaaaggtgctgtgcatggtcttgttcacagagaaagactatgttctttgttcacaactacatttatctttcagaggaattcactccctttttcccatttccacagccccgtctgcgactgtctcacaacctagcctggaatcacactcccagaggctagcgcggattaggcgtaggaagaagaggacacgggaggacatgttctctgagcttatggcctcttcccaagcccaggcagcacagcagacccagtggcgggagaacttgacccgaatgcaccaagccaacatggatcgggaggagaggtggcggcaggaagaccagcaggcgactcaaacgctgcttggactactgagggagcaaacggacacgctccggcgccttgtggatgttctgcaggaacggaggcaggaggacagagccccgctgcagtccatctctaaccgccctcccccgccaccaagtcccatacccacctcacccaaagtgcaaagaaggagaggcggcagagtccctgctaactctcactccacccctgcagagagctctagtagcagaaggctctcatttcccaaaatttgaaaagttctttccttcccgcctgacacaagcccacgtccaagtttcacctcccaatgccatgtgtagttgataataaaaaattcgtttctgttaactactgtttcaatcatgttcttttggaggaggaggggaaagggggttggaaattggacaggacagtctcctttggcagggtacatagtcgggggcaggcacagcagcagggcacatacacagtgcagtgatgcagtgactagttgccccggttagtctgggaggttgttttgatgtaatgttggggggggtgggttgctctgtgactttgtggcgggggagggcagttacagatcttaagcgccggtccttagacaggatcacagagccacacagcatgggatctgtaaccgtcctccccctgccacaaagtcaaatagacctcccatacacacagtcccgatcaggaggggtgacaggctccgttgaaacaagcatcccaccgcagcggagcctgtcaatccttgagtttagaagctgcattcgcatcacaacactagacccgccccgcaccacagtctgcgtcccagttttaaaaaattcccgctaaaacagtattaaagaaaacggtgtgctttaacaaagtagaactatttttatttcgacacgtgtgttggagggggggtgaagggggtatgtaactggataggatagtcaacattacctgggtaaagaaacgggggcaggtttagcttctcagtacacaaactataaaatcacaggttaccctgctcactcaggaactttgctttcaaagcctcccggatgcacagcgcttcccgctggtctcttctaatcgcccggctgtctggctgtgagtaatcaccagccaggctattttcctcaacctcccaccccgccataaaggtctcccccttgctctcacagagattgtggagcacacagcaagctgctataacaatggggatattggtttcgctgagatcacagcgagtcagtaagcttctccatctccccttgagacggccaaaagcacactccaccaccattctgcacttgctcagccggtagttgaagagttctttttcagtgtccagggcgccagtatagggcttcatgagccagggcattagcgggtaggctgggtccccgaggatgactataggcatctccacatccccaacagttattttgtggtccgggaagtaaataccttgttgcagccgtctaaacagaccagagttcctgaaaacacgagcgtcatgaaccttgcccggccatcccacgtagatgttggtaaaacgtcccctgtggtccaccagtgcttgcagcaccatggaaaagtatccctttcggttaatgtactgggtggcctggtggtccggtgccaggatagggatgtgagttccatctatggccccaccgcagtttgggaatcccatcgctgcgaagccatctatgatcgcctccacgtttcccagggtcactacctttggcagcagtacatcaacgattgccttcgctacttgcatcacaacaacccccacggtagatttgcccaccccaaactggttcgcgactgaccggtagctgtctggcgttgcaagcttccacagggctatggccactcgcttctgtacactcagtgcagctcgcaaccgggtgtcactgcgcttcagggcaggggacagcaactcacaaagttccaggaaagttcccttccgcatgcgaaagtttcgcagccactgggattcatcccagacctgcagcactatgcggtcccaccactcagtgcttgtctcccgtgcccagaatcgccgttccacggcatcaacatgacccattgccactgtgatgtcctcggcgctgggtcgcctgctttctgacaggtctgtgctactctcagacttcaggacatcaccgcggtgccgtagcctccttgcctgacttttctgcatctgcctcagggaaacctttatgataagctgcgagacgttgagagcggccacaactgcagcgatggtcgcagcgggctccatgctcggagtacagtggcgtccgcgctgtcaatgactggaaaagcgcgcgaactgttttcccgccggcgctttcagggagggagggcgggagtgatggacggatgacgacagtttcccaaaagcaccctcgactcattttgttacccagaaggcattgccggctacacccagaattccaatgggcagaggggactgcgggaactgtgggatagctgaccacagtgcaccgcttcgaatgtcgacgctatcaccgttagtgtggacgcacaaagtcgaattactgtccttagtgtggacacacacgttcgactttgcaatatcgattacaaaaattcgatgcaagtaaaatcgaactactctcgtagtgtagacaaggcctgagagatGTTACAGAGGTTGGTCCATATATTTGGCCTCTGGTAAATTTGTTTTGTACCACTACAGTAGCACAAATGGGCCTTGAAGCAATAATTAAGTAGCAGCTGAGGATCCCCCAGTTAGCTACCTGCTTCCCACCAACTGGCAAAGCAGGTGTACTGGGGAGGATGCAGGGCCAGAGCACAATGCACTCCAACAATCCTGGCCAGAGGAGCTGCTCCATGGGAGTCACTATCAGCTCATGCAAGTTACAGTAACCCTGAAGCTGCTCTAACTGACCGTTTGGTTCCGGGAAGTCTTCaaggatgggggaaggagagattgAGGGTGGAGAGGTGTCAAAAAGCCACCTATGCACCATTTCCCAAGGTGGCTTAGCACTGCTCTGACACACCGAAGTATCTGACTATTAGTGTTTCTAAAATACACAAGggatgattctgatctcacactggttttaCGTAATTTATTCATTGTTTAAAATGGCACCTTATCTTGAGTCTTACGAAATCGTCTATCAATTCTTATATAATGACAGTTCAACTTCTATGCTTTTTAAACTGCTTGAAAAAGCAAAACATTATTGTAATCAGATACTTCCCAGCACCATTTCCTCAAACTTTTGCATTTTAAATAACCTCAGTACACCTGCAAGTGTTCCCAAACATTTAACTTTGCACTCAGAAACAGAACACGGGTCTCTTGGTGAACCAGCTGAGCGCTGGAAGAGTGTTGTGTGTTTTAACATATAAATAAGCACACTAACATCCCACTTTGCTTCAGAACTCCTTCAGTTATATTCATTATAGGAATTCAGAAACATCTGTCTGTTCACTACAGCCCCATACTTGTACTGGCTTCACATTCTAAAGATCAATAGCTTTGCATTACAGTGGTGAAGATTCATATCTTGTTAATTAATGTACTCTGTTGGTAAGACTAGTACACAGGAGACACAGGGAAAGAGAGACAGCTACCATCCAAGACCACACTTGGTAATGGCATACTAATAATCAGACCAACCCTCACACCAATACAAAATTTAGGATCAGAAAGTTATACCAGAAAGAGAATATAGTTATGCACAACTCCTATTATTTAGTAAGTGATTCCCCTGTTGCATATTTAAATGTACCTTTACAGTATGGATAGGTGCTCTTCACTCAGTCAAACAGCTTGTATATAAACTTACTTATATATATTTCCATGCTGGGCTGGgttgtctgttttttttaaagctggttGAGTGTTTTTCCTTAACCATTTTGCATATTAGcttttagattgtgagctcctcaCGAATGTAATGTGTCTTACCTATGGTCTGTGAAGTGCTGTATAAATGTAGAGTGCTATATATGAGCAGTCTGTAATATCTGAATAAGTGATAAGTTCTGCTGTGCTTATCGGCCTTCTGCCACTTGTGCCCACCCAACCAGACACTGATGGGAGCACTGCCCAAtatctctgatggtatctaggAATTCACAATCTGTACTAATATCAGTGGCATTCAGTATTGGCAACTCTTCTGGTTTTATCACAAAACTCCTGATATTTGCTGTCTTGCTTTAAGTCCCAAGTCTGGGATTCATGGAATTACATGAAATCTCATTGTTTTCCATCccaagtaaatttctagccctcatggttgcagacaaaagcttgaaaatgtgaattctaagggtatgtctatactgcagttagaCGCCCGGGCTGGCCcggccagctgactcaggcttccGGAGCTCGGGCTatgggactgtttaattgtggtgtagacattcaggctcaggctggagcccaggctctagggccctgcaaggtgggagggtcccagagcttagaCTGCACAcaagcccgaacgtctacaccacaattaaacagccccttggcCCGAGCTctattgcagtgtagaaataccatTTAGGCACAAACAACAgaggtcaaatattttaaaatgtccccaaaatttattatttttaaaagtcttatgatttttaagccaatctcattatTATTggggcttgactcatgatttcAAACACTCTGGTTGGCAGTACTGTGTGGTTTTGCCAATCCCCTATGAATCCAAAAAAATGAGACATAAGACACAGCCGACCAAAGGACATTCTCTGTTATGCAGGTGCTTTGCTGGCAATCCATAACTATCCAGGCCCTATGCCTTAAGCCAATGGTTTGATTAAGCTATCGAGCACCATACCACTGTAATGGATAAACACGAGTATGGTGTGCCAAAAAGCCTAAGTATATGGATCACCTCTCTTTGCTGCGGGAATGTCAACGTGAACATCCAAGCTAGGTCTGTGTGTCTGTTTTAGGAAAATATCAGCAATAATCCAGATTTCAGCAGTTGGAAAAAATTTGAAAGATAAAAATGTTTCTGCAGCTGTACAAAGTGATTATTTTGGCTGGTTTGAATTAGGCAAAGTGGAGACAGGAATCATCATCATGGAGTTCCCTCATATATCTCTATAGGCAGATCCTGTATGAGTGGCCAAAACATGAGTTGACAGCCCAGTTGACTTAGACTTGAATGTGTAGTTCATTAGAGTCTGAAAAGTAGTTCTCTACAGAAAAGTACTGCATAATATTGAATAGGAAGAAGGTTCTCACATTTTAATAAAATCCCCATCACCTCAATTGCTCAGCCACTTAACTTCTCCCTACAAATATGACTAATTTAGCATTTCTAAATCCCTTTGCAACCATCAcaataatatttcctttttgattttcttttaatgaGGATTCAATATGAATATAGAAAGTCTGGAATGAGCTCATTTAGAGATAGGCACAATTAGAAAAATATTAGCACTTTTTAAAAGTGCAACAGAAATTACTTGATAGTTTTCAAAGCTTTTTCTAAATCTCTTTAAAATATTCCACTTCAATCATCTCACAAACCTTTAAATATTCTCTGTAAAGCTTTGTTATTTTGTGATCCAAAATTTAAACATTTCTCTACAATTTCTGAGTTCTCAGGCTTCTCTGTAGTGTGAATCACATCTTAGAAGAAAGGTTGCCTCATGAATCACTTCTCCTCTCAGTCCAAATTGTTTGGACTATCTCCCTTTTCATTTGCGATTACACAACATCCCTGCGTCAATTACCGCAATTGCTGACATGGAATTGTAGCATTTGGAAAGTATTGAATGCATTTTTAGCTGTCTTTTAACACAGTTTAAATGAGAAGCCAGCATCACGTGACCAGGCAGCTCTCCCTGGATCACTGACAACGGCTCCAAAGACCACAGTTTGTAAACTTGTATGCTATAACTTAATACATTTCATCATTGGATTGGcccaaaaaattaaattgattGTTGTTCTATAATTGCAATAAGCAGACATAGAGACTGAATTCTGATGACTGGACAACAAGAAATTCCAAAGGGAAAATGAAAACGAGCTGTTATGAGTTAGTTCGTGCTCCCTATATTCAGGCTCAAACCACTTGGAGTTTGTTAGATCAGACATTTGTTAGGCATATACATTATGCACTACATGTCAAGTATACCACTCAGTATCAAGTGTGATAACTTATTAAAATTAACTTGCTGTACATGTCACCTAAGAGACAGCAGCAGCTGTAGTTATAAACAGCTGAGAGTTTTCCTACCTGCATGATGGTTTTACTCTCTGTCATGTTAAAAGGTGCACTTAGGCTCATGGCAAATAGAGAGCCTAACTAATGAATGACAGTTTAAGGCCTGTTCAACTGATCTGGAAACGATGGAAAACAATTTGCCCTAAATAAGTTTTCCTCTGATACAATATGTGCTGCAAAATACATATGCAAAGTGTTGACTATTTTAGGTCACCATACATGTTGTCATAGAAGAAAAGAAATAATGCCGTAAGAATTACAGCTCTGAAGATAACCTCATCTGAAGATTGAGAGAAACTAATCTTAACAAAATACAGAATTAGTTTATAAAATATAGTCATTTATTAACAACATGTTGCCACACATCTTTAACTTGTGGAATGCTGAGAGAAAGAAGATATTAGCTAACCTTTGTTGTACATATTGGTTGGTACTTGGACATCACTCAGGCTGATGTTCACAGGCAAATTATTGAAGTGGTCATTTGGCACTAGAATGAACTCCTTCCCCAGTTCCAAAAAGTTTCCTTCTTCATCTCGTTCATTTATGAGAACAGCATTGAAGTATTCATACTGCAACAGAAATTCACATTCAGTTATTACACCCTCTGAACAATTTTCTTACATTTTAATCCATTCATCCACCTATGTAATATTTATTAGCATATGTTTTTTGTCTAAAGCAGAAGAACATGATATAAAAAGCTACACATTTTTAGGAGCTAAAAGACTCATTTTAAGAAACTAGTACGTGTGCACTTCTTTCTGAAAACAATTTGATATCTGTGACTGCACATCCCTCTTAAAGCTAAATGGTAATGGCA is a genomic window of Chrysemys picta bellii isolate R12L10 chromosome 7, ASM1138683v2, whole genome shotgun sequence containing:
- the LOC135972563 gene encoding uncharacterized protein LOC135972563, with the translated sequence MQSSPAVMAVQSGNRKRAPAWTDREVLDLIAVWGDESVLSELRSKRRNAKIYEKISKDMAERGYSRDATQCRVKIKELRQGYQKTKEANGRSGSHPQTSRFYEALHSILGAAATTTPPVTVDSEDGILSTAGSSDMLGDGEDEEGDEEGEAVGSSHNADFPDSQDLFITLTEIPYEASPAITPDTESGEGSATPSATVSQPSLESHSQRLARIRRRKKRTREDMFSELMASSQAQAAQQTQWRENLTRMHQANMDREERWRQEDQQATQTLLGLLREQTDTLRRLVDVLQERRQEDRAPLQSISNRPPPPPSPIPTSPKVQRRRGGRVPANSHSTPAESSSSRRLSFPKI